From Nicotiana tabacum cultivar K326 chromosome 22, ASM71507v2, whole genome shotgun sequence, one genomic window encodes:
- the LOC107824590 gene encoding magnesium transporter MRS2-1: MADLKERLLPPKPASAANLREVTFRPPVSGRQPFQGIDVLGLKKRGQGLRSWIRVDTSGNSQVIEVDKFTMMRRCDLPARDLRLLDPLFVYPSTILGREKAIVVNLEQIRCIITADEVLLLNSLDSYVLQYVVELQRRLQAAGAGDVWQPEGELSRRRGSRNLENMFGTPSPDYLPFEFRALEVALEAACTFLDSQAAELEIEAYPLLDELTSKISTLNLERVRRLKSRLVALTRRVQKVRDEIEQLMDDDGDMAEMYLTEKKRRMELSCYGDQSLLGYRSTDGALSVSAPVSPVSSPPESRRLEKSLSIARSRHESMRSSESGAETQSIEELEMLLEAYFVVIDSTLNKLTSLKEYIDDTEDFINIQLDNVRNQLIQFELLLTTATFVVAIFGVVAGIFGMNFEIPMFNQPDAFKWVLIITGVTGAVIFFAFLWFFKYRRLMPL; this comes from the exons ATGGCTGATCTCAAAGAACGACTGCTTCCACCAAAACCTGCATCAGCAGCAAATCTTAGAGAAGTAACTTTTAGGCCCCCTGTCTCTGGTCGTCAACCTTTTCAAGGTATAGATGTCTTGGGCCTTAAGAAGCGAGGTCAAGGACTTCGATCATGGATTCGGGTTGACACATCTGGCAACTCCCAGGTCATTGAGGTTGACAAGTTCACTATGATGCGTCGTTGTGACCTTCCAGCTCGTGATCTACGTTTATTAGATCCATTGTTTGTTTATCCATCAACAATCCTTGGCAGGGAGAAGGCAATTGTTGTAAATCTTGAGCAGATTCGATGCATCATTACAGCTGATGAGGTTCTCCTATTAAATTCTCTTGACAGCTATGTCCTGCAGTATGTGGTGGAGTTGCAGCGGCGATTGCAAGCTGCAGGAGCTGGTGATGTTTGGCAGCCAGAAGGTGAATTgagcagaagaagaggaagcaggAATCTTGAGAATATGTTTGGTACTCCATCACCAGATTATTTGCCCTTTGAGTTCCGTGCTCTTGAAGTTGCGCTGGAGGCAGCTTGTACTTTTCTTGATTCTCAG GCAGCAGAACTGGAAATTGAAGCGTATCCATTGTTGGATGAACTTACATCTAAAATCAGTACCTTGAATTTGGAACGAGTTCGTAGATTGAAAAGCAGGCTTGTCGCTTTGACTCGTAGAGTTCAGAAG GTTAGAGATGAGATAGAGCAACTTATGGATGATGATGGGGACATGGCTGAGATGTATCTTACTGAGAAGAAAAGGCGGATGGAATTGTCTTGCTATGGAGATCAATCTTTGCTTGGCTACAGGTCAACAGATGGTGCGTTGTCCGTGTCTGCTCCAGTTTCCCCTGTTTCTTCACCTCCTGAGAGCAGGAGGCTTGAAAAAAGCTTGAGCATAGCAAGAAGCAGGCATGAGAGCATGAGAAGTTCGGAAAGTGGCGCTGAAACTCAGAGTATAGAAGAGCTGGAGATGCTTTTGGAGGCTTACTTTGTTGTTATTGACAGCACTCTCAACAAGTTGACATCG CTGAAGGAGTATATTGATGATACAGAAGATTTCATTAACATTCAACTG GATAATGTCCGGAATCAGCTTATTCAATTTGAGTTGCTACTTACAACTGCAACCTTTGTGGTTGCCATCTTCGGGGTTGTGGCAGGAATTTTTGGGATGAATTTTGAAATACCAATGTTTAATCAACCGGATGCATTTAAATGGGTCCTAATAATTACAGGTGTTACTGGAGCAGTGATATTCTTTGCATTTTTGTGGTTCTTCAAATATCGAAGATTGATGCCACTATAG